CTAACTATACTCCTTATAGTTCCTAGTAAGTTCTTTGTATCTAACTGACTGAACTGAACTGAAAGAATACCATTGATACCCAAGGTATTAAACTCACTtctagaacttttatatctacatacatatacatgatatacaattaatatttaaacgGCATTTAGACAAACAACCTTACTCtaaacccacatccaaacaaggaaaagggttTGAAGTTGGTAGTCAGCCCTGTCCTTTAAACACTACttgtataactatatctatatagacataaaaTATACAAAATACAAGTTAAAAGATttgataaaacatttaaaagcattttctaatatttaaaagagtttaaaaaccatttaaaagcattttccaatatttaaaagagttttatttataataaaagcATTTTGATGACTTTATGTCATTTACAACATTCAAAgaattttatttataataaacacAATTTCTTGTGTTTGGACTTGTATTCCGCCCCCCCTTTAAAACAGTGAAAAGTGATAAaatgtaagggtatgaactcaccttatgatTGGTAATCCAAATGATTctagtaaggatgagaagttccacgaatgaagtcccgttACATGAATgattcctaaatgacatatattggtacatatatgtatataatttgtgtataatacaactaatcatgaagGAAACAATCTAAGGGACTAAGGAACTTGGACATGAAGAGAtcagtcacatgtgattgatcaaaggGAAGTGTGTGGCCACACTTAAGTGTGTTTACGGCcaacacacatgagtttacggccaaacaaggagtttacggacgtaaactcatggacATAATGCTTAAGTGAGTGATTTAAGGTCTTAAAAACATCCATTAAGAGTTCAAGGTCAATGGCTTGCTtgttggaagggtttaaggctcaAACATGCAtcaatatggagtttacggccaagggtgttcttgggccgtaaactcaaggtgttTCTTGGGAAATACATGTTTTCAAGGATGTAATTCAAAGCTTCctagtagatatgaagtataatgAAGAGAACTTacgatatagaagcttgaaagggtTGATTTttgccaagaacactagtgtgtgttcttggtgtttcttgacactactagaaaaacagccttttacgacgcacaatgcatgtcataaaacgctcagacgacgcgcaaatgcgtgtcaaggaaggccctgtcataacgaaagacgacacgcttttgcgcgtcgtctatttacgacgcgcaattacgacgctcATTTGCGACACGcgtttacgacgctcatttacgacacgcaatgcgtatcaaggaagcccatgtcataaaggaagacgacacacatttgcgtgtcgtaacctcaCCACGCGTGTTTAGGACACGCATTgtgtatcattaaagcccctgtcataaGTGAAGATGACACatatttgcgtgtcataatttcGAATGttttaatgtatatatatatatatatatatatatatatatatatatatatgatagaattactaattttcaaataaaCAACAGACTGAAATTaatataatacaaaataaaataccatacataAGAACGATAATTCATTTCAAAAAAATATCACATGTCAAACAAGTGACCTAACATTACATGTCAAACAACACTGCATGTCAACACTAATAACACTTAAAACATGTTTTTTCCTACATTTAGAGCACCCACTATTCCTATATCAACAACCAACTTTAGGTCCAATTCCAACCACCTGCAAAAGACAATTAGAAGAATACACACCTGAATTGGACACAAAGAcaacataaatatataataaagggATAATTTGATGAAATAGAGATGTATCTTCCATTTATTTACCTATGATACTGAGATTGCAAGGCTATCCAGTATATCCTCCATAAAGATGTAGTGTGAAAAAACTTGCATCCATAAGTTTAACCTTAACCACAAAGATGTAGTATGAAAAAACCTGCATCCACTAAGTAGAAACGAAAAGAACTAGAGTCTCAGGAAAGCATATTGGCATATAGTAGAAACAAAGCCCCTCTAATAAGATAAATATGATTAGAGGAAAAGGTTTGATTCTTGAAGCTGAAAATAAGGACCTGAAGAAAGAAGCATACACATTTGCTTCCTCTTTACATATCTTGTCAATTGTTGCTGATTCTTCTTCTGAAAGTTTCTGCATCATAGAGAAGGAATTCATGTAAAATGACCAATTTGACCCCCTCTTCTTCATCTCAGTAAGATTCCAATCTCAAAAGATGAAGTGTCTAGATAACAACATAGGGACTAAAAGCGTTATGAAACAGTGAAATGGGGaccaaaaaagaaaaagattCATTTTTTAGCATATTCGAAAAAAGTCAATAACAAATTGACTTATGATAAAAATATCTATCAAGAATCTGACCTTGAATTCCTCCAATGTAAAGTTGACAAGACAAACTCCCCATTGGGTGGTTGTTAAGGTGTAATTTTTCATGGGGTTAGAAGTTAGAAAAAGGAAAAAGATGAAACCTATGCTTCAGAGCAAATATGTCTAACAACATATCCGTGTGAACCACCTGAAAATCTTCCATCAGTTAATAATGCACATTCCTGCAAATTTTCACAAAATTTTATCTCATCaatatataactaatttacacaatCTAAATAGCTTTTAAAAACAATTTGTTAGAAAcaagaaaaattataactttttaaGCCATTTTgaattaaaccctaaaaattacgtTCCCAAGACCTGCACCCATTATTGCACTTGTTGGTGTCAGCATTTCAGGCATACCTGGGCCCCCTTTAGGACCTTCTCCTCTAATAACAACCACTTTCCCCTGAAACAAGATTTTATTCAAAAAATCaaataaagaaaataagaaaaagggattaaattcaagaaatagcaatatgcttttaattagtttattataacATCTTACTTTCATTTGCTTATACTTTAATAGACTTTTTTTCCTATTCAAACATTGTAATAGAAACAAACACAAGTAGAAtgtgctataataaacaaataattgAAAATACATTGATATTTCTTGAATAGAGTCGAAAAAGTAAACCTTAAAACTCATGGGGTCTTCAGAGATGGCTGCAATCATGGCTTCCTCCCCCTCAAAGACATATGTAGTACCTAAAAAAAGTCTCCCAAATCATTATTAATAAAACCAACTACaaattaaacaaaacaaaatgtgaAAATGAGAGAATTACCAGAGAAATATAACCCTTCTTTTCCTGTGATCTTTGCTACTGAGCCTTCAGGTGCAAGATTTCCATATAATATTTGAAGATGACCCATTTTCTTTATCGGGTTCAATTGCAAAGCCCACGGGATATGTGGGCAATGATTCCTTAGCAATGAACTTGTTCAGCTTCCACATGATTTTCTGGAAATACTTTTGGGTAGCTGCAGGGTAGTCTCCAGATGTGAATTTTGGTGAGTCTTGCATGGTTGAACCATAGCCACTTTTCCCTTCTAACATAGAAGGTCCAGCTCCTTTACTACTTGTAGCTAGAACCTGAAAAGATGACATTAAAATTTACTGAAGCATAATCTAATTCAACATTTTTAACTAATAATTTGATTCTGAACATTTTAATTTAGGTTGAatgttttggatttgattttgtCATATCCATCTAATATAATGAAGATGTGTGGATTCAATATAGGAGCAGCCCTTTTGGTCATCCACGAACTACTGCATCTAAATCAATTAAGTACGTGAGAAGAGCACAAGAACAAAAATAAGTCAACAACACATTCAGAAAGGAAAAAGATGTTCTGACTTGATAATAATTACAAGCTATGATTACATATCTCATATGAGCCCCTTCAGATGCATCTTTTGTGAGGGATTTGGTCCCCATATGCGAATGGTTTGATCATCACTAGATGATGCTAGCATTTGATGTCTCCTAGGATTCCAGGTCACACAGTTTACAGTCATTGAATGACCAAAAAGCACCTAAATTGGATCACAACCACTTCGATTCCAGATATACACCTGCTCTCACAATTATCAGAAAATAAACTTAAGGATAATGAGCTGATGAAAGTTAGGGATAGTTAGGTAAATTCACAGGTATATATATGTCTTACCTGAAATGGCAGTTGGAGACACTCAAGCCATTATGAGACTAAGTGCCCAACTCCCCTGTTGTGCATAGTTAAGAAGGTTAACTTCCCTGAACAATGGAACAGACAAGTGTTATGGATTTTAAAATCGGTCTCCTAATTCTGGTGCATGAAGAAAGTATCTACTTATGCATTCGTATCTTATCCCATTTGATTACACTGCTTTTATATGTAACGTATAATTCAACAAATATTCTAAGAATAGAATCTCTAGAGTATCGATTTTGTTAAGGACATAATAGTTACCTTCCATATAATTTTTGTACAATCACTTGATGAAGATGCTAAATAATCCCAATTgttagagaactgaacaaaccaAACTTCATTCTTGTGGTCAGACAAGATCTACAACAATGTTTCAAAGAGATTACTCCATTAAAAGATTAGCATGAACTATTTACAATTTGAACTAACACACATGAATGGTTTCTGTAGGGATCTGATCCCTACTACAAGAATGATCCTTATAGATTGATACTGGATCCAGAGAATTGTGGTAGATGGATGAATCAATTTGGGAACCAACCACCCTTTCAACCAGATGTTCCAATCCTCTAAAAACTTGGCCTTTTGATCTTTACATAACAACATATTTTTCAGACTTGTTAATCAGCAACCAAAATTGAAAGCCAAAGACCTGAATTAGGTAGCAGAAACAAATCTCCTGCAAAAGATGAACACCAAATCGTAACCACGGTTTCTTGAATCAACATAACTGATTAATTAATATCATAAGACGGTAGCGTGAAGAGGGGGGAGCAGACGAACACTCAACTGACACAGAATGAAGGAAGCAATACGTATGGCAACGAGAAAAAACAAATTAGGGCTTTTGTAGAGATTATGATATAAAAAGTTACCTACATCCCGACAGGCGACAAGTTAGTTCATGGGATACTAATCGAACCACTCAAATTGAGAAGATAACAATACAACTAAAACGGCGATGTCGATTTTAAATCCAATCAGGTGAGAATAAAAGAAGGGAGAATGTCGCCCACTCAAATTGTACCAATCGTAGGGAGGCACCGATTGAAAATTGGGAAAGTCGGGAGCCATGGAGGAGGTATGAAGTATAAGAAAGATGCGTGTttcaaacaaaagaaacaaagtatcgATGTGAGAATAAAAGAAGGGAGAGGCGGTAGTATAGGAGGTTGGTGAAAGGCCATGTCGGTCAACAGGAAGGAGTAGAAATAGTGATTCACCATTAACGCTTCAAACTAAGTAGGAGGTGGAATCTTGTTACATGAAATATCTAGTGGAAAAGCTAGAAGCAAAACCTATTGTAAAGTCTTCTGTGGCGGTAGCTTGCTTCCAATTGGTTAAAGCGAATGAGGTGAATGAAGGTGAAGGCAAGGCGGTGTGAAGCACCTCTAATGATCGTATAAGTTGAGAATGCCGCCCACCAACCATCTTATGGGATGAGGCACCAAACTTATCGACGTGTATCAAAATTGTTTTCTTTAGCTTTGGCCGTAAAACGAAGCAGTATGTGGCGGCAGGGGGAAATGGCTTGAGAAAAGAGAGAATGACTAAGTTTTAGGCTAATTGAGGCGGTAGAAGCAgaaaaagctaatccaaacatGGAAACCTGCAAATGAGGTCTAGGGTTTACATGGAAAGGCAATTCTACTGTTGCCTTTATCGACGGACGACCGGGAATAGCAAGTAACGATGGTCGAAGTGAGAGGGAAGAAGTAGGTGGCGTCGATAATTAGGGAAAAAGGGAAAGGagaaaaaaggaaggcggggctTTTAATATtttaggatttcatttccccactgttaaaggatggaacgcgcgttccattaaaatttataaagcgacatactTAGACGTCACGCATTTTGATAgaggcgccctccgtgtttttttttcttttgttagacactaatttaagggcacggaataatgcgtgacataaattcttaaattttttgaaaagatgacacttttttaatgtcactctcttttgcgtaacataaatcaccgagtgtcgtggtttgcacgtcgtaaaagggtctttttctgtagtgtgaagatctaaacaaacatgattttcatggatgaaatcaatggatgaagctagttaataaggtgtatcaactaatcaagggatagaacacttactcttttgaagatctaaggtgaaagttggatgatagttgagagataATGAGGGAAAATCGGCTAAGGAaggaaagaaatgaaaaaaaatggcCAAAACTTGTATATATGGAGTGAGTTTACtgcccacatggagtttatggccgtaaactccaatgtggtggccgtgaactcatgatgTTGGTGTTTGAGGCTTGATTATTGTTCAGTGGTTCTAGCTGGTACTTCCTAGCACTCATTCCTTGAGTGTATTGGGctcagaacactcaaacagactctaaacaatgCCAAATGTTAGCAGGAGTGAGTTTGACTTAAGGTTGATTGGACTGGCTTTTAAAGCAAAAAAATTTCGGTTGTTACACAAAAGCAATACTAGATCAAAAGACCATTCTTGTAGGGTTCGTAGAAGGTCCAAAACATACCATGTTTGCTAACCATGAATGACCGTACTTTGCAGTCCCAAATGATGCCCCAGACAATTTGGGTTCAAAATGGAAATCAGAAATCAAGAATGTAAAAGAAAGTAATAGAGGGAAATAATGCCACACCCTGCTAAAGCGGAAACATGGGGTGTGGCAGTACAAAGGgtctcatagcaaaagttaaaagataacacaaaccatagtattaaaatTCATTACAAATTACAATGAGTTTGAAtaactttttaaaagaaattacaatgtatttaaaaatcaacacatgcaaatgctcctacAAGTGTTGTGTCTCTACGTGCCTCTTACAAGATGATTCctaaaaaagcatgtaaaacaagcgtcaactataaaaatagtttgtgagtattcacagattaaaaataatattggtttcatgaatcgaaatcaaagttttgataaaagtttccataaataaaaatatattgcaaaaatgagtaaataagtttgcataaacaaagttcattgtcatcatgagagataaagtatgttgcccaagtgagatgcaacattcatattctcatggtaaataaagtttgttactaaaacgagtaaacaagtttcattgctaaaatgagcaaaTAAGatcgttgctacaaggagcaatcAAGTTCGTTGTTAAGACAAGTAAATAAGTTTCTAGTAATAAAAGTTTGTtgttataatgagaaacaaagtttattgctataataagcaacaagtttgtatgtatatgatCAAACAATGAGTTTccaaccaagcctatgactgatgccctatcaagatctatgtttATTGTTCCATAGgttatatggtatcatgcactccagcaatcgggcgagtgaggagttgtcaattcctaatagcgttaTCTATAAtaaccattggctcaaagagttaatggtttgAGTAAAGTGTAAGGGAAGGGAGTTAAGATGATAATGCCTCATGTTTcaagttgcatagacatacatagcaaaatatagcaattaagtttgatacaaatcaatttaaatacaacaaacaataaataatttttcggacatgcttttccaccccaaaacataaaaaccgaaaataggggatgcgtgaatactcacaattcattgagatgatgcaattggTGCCTTGAACTACATTCCACTTGTACGACGACAGATTCTTACAATAATGGTATATACTAGTGAGTCTCTAATAGAAATCTAACAAACTAGTATACTTAcaactacaatagaattatgccaatattgtgtcaaaatttaatattgttaagttacaaacatttttctatgAAATTTAGATTTCTATGAATCAATTTGTTGTATAATAAATTCAAATGGAATTtctcattattgaaatgttaaaatTTAACATTTAGGAGGTGTTGCAatgattaaatatttaaaaactaaGTCAATTTAGTTCCAAAAGTACCCAAACTCTGCATTTCAATTTTAATTGAAGTAAAAGATGTTAAGATAAATTTCCTTGAATTTTCGATTTGTCTagctatttttcaccattttaatttcttaaataatcataaaatcatgaaacATACTAAACAGTTCATAAAAATTACCCAACTTCTGATTTTCGGTTCTAAGTGTATTAAAAGACTTCCAGAAATTTTTTCATGGATTCTAGATATGTATAGccatttttcttatatttaattatctaaatagaaaaaaattcatgaaaaatagaaatCAGATAAGAAAATTCCTCAAACTTTGTGCATCACTGATATGCAACATatataatctgggaaaaatataaaaatgtattttcaaatagtttaacatgattttttggatttttgtgtatttattctatcaaaatagagataaatagaaaacagtttcaaaaattcCCCAAACCTTTTGTACTAGTGTTATTAGAGATATAAAAGctaggaaaaatataaaagttggtttccaaatagtttagatatttttctttgttttattcactTAAACAAGCATTAAGCTGTGAATAGTTATTAAACAGTTAATGAAAATTATCAAATTTTTTGTAAATTTCATATATAGT
The genomic region above belongs to Lactuca sativa cultivar Salinas chromosome 4, Lsat_Salinas_v11, whole genome shotgun sequence and contains:
- the LOC128133712 gene encoding dihydroxy-acid dehydratase, chloroplastic-like translates to MGHLQILYGNLAPEGSVAKITGKEGLYFSGTTYVFEGEEAMIAAISEDPMSFKGKVVVIRGEGPKGGPGMPEMLTPTSAIMGAGLGNECALLTDGRFSGGSHGYVVRHICSEA